The Niallia alba genome includes a window with the following:
- a CDS encoding M15 family metallopeptidase, with protein sequence MKKSVAISSLALALAMLTGCERVDLTSIKEKISFWDKKADEQDSETSVNTEDQGKEEEQNTSEDVPEEEEYPWTLESVFFNEIKVVDGRNIIQNPTNIVSLVNKEFGLPDGYTPEDLVRPNVEFSFGNQDIEKSYMRQEAAKALEEMFNGAKKSGVTLYAVSGYRSFDRQTELFGAEVDRVGEEKAVQAVAYPGNSEHQTGLAMDISSQSAEFLLTEEFGETKEGKWLKENAHLYGFILRYPKGKENITQYKFEPWHFRYVGKKSAKDIFENDWTLEEYFKVVRKI encoded by the coding sequence ATGAAAAAATCAGTAGCAATCTCTTCTCTAGCATTAGCATTAGCTATGTTAACGGGATGTGAAAGAGTAGATTTAACATCAATAAAAGAGAAAATTTCTTTTTGGGACAAGAAAGCAGATGAGCAAGATAGTGAAACATCAGTTAACACAGAAGACCAGGGGAAGGAAGAGGAGCAAAATACTTCCGAAGATGTGCCAGAGGAAGAAGAGTATCCTTGGACATTAGAATCTGTCTTTTTTAATGAAATTAAAGTAGTAGATGGAAGAAATATTATTCAAAACCCAACAAATATTGTATCTCTTGTCAATAAAGAATTCGGTTTGCCAGATGGATATACACCAGAAGATTTAGTACGGCCAAATGTAGAATTTTCTTTTGGTAATCAGGATATTGAAAAGAGCTATATGAGGCAAGAAGCAGCTAAGGCATTGGAAGAAATGTTTAATGGTGCAAAGAAAAGCGGCGTAACGCTTTATGCAGTTTCAGGATATCGCTCCTTTGATCGCCAGACAGAACTATTTGGAGCAGAAGTAGATCGTGTTGGAGAAGAGAAGGCTGTGCAGGCAGTTGCATATCCTGGTAATAGTGAACATCAAACAGGTCTTGCCATGGATATATCCAGTCAAAGTGCTGAGTTCCTTCTAACGGAAGAATTCGGAGAGACAAAAGAAGGTAAATGGTTAAAGGAAAATGCTCATCTATATGGCTTTATACTCCGTTATCCTAAGGGAAAAGAAAACATTACACAGTATAAATTTGAACCATGGCATTTTCGATATGTTGGGAAAAAATCTGCAAAAGATATTTTTGAAAATGACTGGACGCTAGAAGAATACTTTAAGGTTGTTCGAAAAATATAA